The proteins below come from a single Chryseobacterium capnotolerans genomic window:
- a CDS encoding cation:proton antiporter, with product MELYYSFSALIVLASIFAYLNYRFLKLPSTIGIMVIAIVVSIFLVMFGETVLPRTFGHLHNLMNGIDFTEVLMGAMLNFLLFAGGIHININDLKEQFRPVLIFSTVGVVISTFVVGFGMFYLLPYVGIKLPFIYCLVFGALISPTDPVAVLSVLKQAKVSKSLETKVAGESLFNDGMAVVVFTVVLQLAVGKEVDLGVENIALLLLHEAGGGLLLGVLLGWVTSRLMREVDDYIISVLVTLSVVMGGYLIARQMHISGPLTMVAAGLFMGNFNRNFKMKSVTQDYLIKFWELIDEILNAVLFLFIGFELLMIKDLKHFMIPGLLAIFVVLFARFISIWGPTKFTSLRRSFSPQTVKVLVWGGIRGGVSIALAMSVPKSEYSETILSITYCVVVFSIIVQGLTIAKVANPKQIVKEEEEQENNVLENKA from the coding sequence GTGGAATTATATTATTCATTTTCAGCATTAATCGTATTAGCATCCATATTTGCCTATTTGAATTACAGATTTTTAAAACTTCCAAGCACCATTGGAATCATGGTGATTGCCATTGTGGTTTCCATTTTTCTGGTAATGTTCGGAGAAACTGTACTTCCAAGAACATTTGGACATCTTCATAATCTGATGAACGGTATTGATTTTACAGAGGTTCTAATGGGTGCTATGCTTAATTTTCTTCTTTTTGCAGGAGGAATTCATATTAATATTAATGATCTCAAAGAACAGTTCCGGCCTGTATTGATATTTTCTACTGTGGGAGTTGTAATTTCTACTTTCGTGGTGGGTTTTGGAATGTTTTATCTCCTTCCATATGTGGGAATTAAGCTTCCGTTTATCTACTGCCTTGTTTTTGGTGCGCTGATTTCTCCTACCGATCCGGTAGCTGTTCTGAGTGTCCTGAAGCAGGCTAAAGTTTCTAAATCACTGGAAACAAAAGTAGCCGGTGAATCTCTCTTTAATGATGGTATGGCTGTGGTGGTTTTTACAGTAGTGCTGCAACTAGCTGTTGGAAAAGAAGTAGATCTGGGAGTAGAAAATATTGCGTTGTTATTACTTCATGAAGCTGGAGGAGGTCTTTTATTGGGGGTTCTGCTAGGATGGGTTACTTCAAGATTAATGCGTGAAGTAGATGATTATATTATTTCCGTATTGGTAACACTTTCTGTGGTGATGGGTGGTTATCTTATTGCAAGACAAATGCATATTTCCGGGCCATTAACGATGGTAGCAGCAGGATTATTTATGGGGAATTTTAACCGTAACTTCAAAATGAAATCTGTTACCCAGGACTACCTTATCAAATTCTGGGAATTAATTGACGAAATTCTGAATGCTGTATTATTCTTGTTCATAGGATTTGAGCTTTTAATGATTAAAGACCTTAAACACTTTATGATTCCCGGTTTACTGGCTATTTTTGTAGTGCTTTTTGCCAGATTTATTTCGATTTGGGGACCTACGAAGTTTACTTCCTTGAGAAGGAGCTTTAGCCCGCAAACGGTAAAAGTATTGGTTTGGGGTGGAATTCGTGGCGGCGTTTCCATTGCATTGGCAATGTCTGTCCCTAAAAGTGAGTATAGTGAGACGATCCTAAGTATTACGTACTGTGTAGTGGTATTTTCTATTATCGTTCAGGGGCTTACTATTGCGAAAGTAGCGAACCCTAAACAGATTGTAAAGGAAGAAGAAGAGCAGGAAAATAATGTTCTGGAGAATAAAGCTTAG
- a CDS encoding DUF4919 domain-containing protein: protein MKYHFFLLFILFSVFGFSQKSKIDFKAIEKSLKGSDSPYNYDKLLFKYKGYPKSLDSIEAQYLYYGRSFREDKINTSDEAFKSLAEAFKQNNFEECIKQGKAMYDKDPTNLDILLILLRAYDSLKDGNNFMHHLSQFRALADGIKSSGDGKSEKTAYLVNSVGDEYILLNILNIGNDYTRGSKPSKDGMFDIWEKDGQKIYIKVLYLDL from the coding sequence CCAGAAATCAAAAATAGATTTTAAAGCGATTGAGAAAAGTCTCAAAGGGTCTGATTCTCCGTACAATTACGATAAACTTCTTTTTAAATATAAAGGGTATCCGAAGTCTTTGGATAGTATAGAAGCCCAGTATCTTTACTATGGAAGGAGTTTCAGAGAAGACAAAATAAATACCTCAGACGAAGCCTTCAAAAGTTTGGCGGAAGCTTTTAAGCAAAACAATTTTGAAGAGTGTATCAAGCAGGGAAAAGCGATGTATGATAAAGATCCTACAAACCTTGATATTCTGCTTATTTTGCTCAGAGCTTATGATTCTTTAAAAGATGGAAATAACTTTATGCATCATCTGAGCCAGTTTCGTGCTTTGGCAGATGGAATCAAAAGTTCAGGTGACGGAAAGTCTGAAAAAACTGCTTATCTCGTAAATTCGGTAGGAGATGAATACATTTTGCTGAATATTCTGAATATAGGAAATGATTATACAAGAGGATCAAAGCCTTCAAAGGACGGAATGTTTGATATCTGGGAAAAAGACGGTCAAAAAATATACATCAAGGTCCTTTATTTAGACTTATAA